In a genomic window of Salegentibacter salegens:
- a CDS encoding PIG-L deacetylase family protein → MKNQKEIAVIVAHPDDETLWCGGTMLLNPTCNWFVACLSRKNDPDRSPKFKKVLKILNAKGIMGNLDDGAEQKPLDKKAVEKVILNLLPKYDFDLIITHSPFGEYTRHLRHEEIGRAVIALWKDNKITANELWVFAFEDGNKKYYPQAIASANIHQTLPQNIWKEKYRIITEVYGFIKTGFEAQTTPKSEAFWKFKNPKDVQNWLDHEEIPD, encoded by the coding sequence ATGAAAAATCAAAAAGAGATAGCCGTCATCGTGGCGCATCCCGATGATGAAACCCTATGGTGCGGGGGTACTATGTTACTAAATCCAACCTGCAATTGGTTTGTAGCCTGTTTATCCAGAAAAAATGATCCTGACAGGAGCCCAAAATTTAAAAAAGTATTAAAAATATTGAATGCCAAAGGCATTATGGGCAATTTGGATGATGGCGCCGAACAAAAGCCATTGGATAAAAAAGCAGTAGAAAAAGTTATTTTAAACTTACTCCCTAAATATGATTTTGACCTGATTATAACGCACAGCCCTTTTGGTGAATACACCAGACATTTACGCCATGAAGAAATTGGTAGAGCAGTAATAGCCTTGTGGAAAGATAACAAAATCACTGCGAATGAACTTTGGGTCTTTGCTTTTGAAGATGGAAATAAAAAATACTATCCACAGGCCATAGCGTCTGCAAATATTCATCAAACACTTCCTCAAAATATATGGAAGGAAAAATACCGAATAATTACCGAGGTGTACGGTTTTATAAAAACTGGATTTGAAGCCCAAACAACGCCTAAAAGTGAAGCTTTCTGGAAGTTCAAAAATCCGAAGGATGTCCAAAATTGGCTGGATCATGAAGAAATTCCAGATTAA
- a CDS encoding multicopper oxidase family protein has protein sequence MDTSSAHPNVGTTINSDFNADVDIQLKAVQSSTTILSVKKTDTYSYKGSLITGDKQTLQQLEGSALGPIMRVKKGDKVRIRFENEISEKSIIHWHGLHVSHENDGHPEHVIDKGETYIYEFEVMNRAGTYWFHPHPHGHTGEQVYKGLAGLFIVTDEEEKALNLPTGDYDIPVVIQDKTFDKNNQLVYLPNGRMDQMQGFLGNQILINGKVDNTLSLNKDGKYRLRLLNGSNSRAYKLAWNTGESLTVFGVDGGLLESPKKLPYLLLGPAQRVDVWLDLSKKSENEELRLIHLPIPLDNMMSGGMMGNKSENSMPYNSQFDILNIIIGESRKNDAQLPERLSVSQALDPADAENRNSPRTFNFAMEGMMKWTINGRIYNGMEVAEDEIVKLNTTEVWRINNGGNISTKNQKDGRGMMGNNRGMMGNGSGMGNMMQMPHPVHIHQLQFNIINRNTENVDQNLWNALKDGFIDEGRQDSVYLLPGMYMDLVMRFEDFKGLFLYHCHNLEHEDMGMMRNFKIE, from the coding sequence ATGGACACGTCTTCTGCTCATCCCAATGTTGGAACTACTATCAATAGCGATTTTAATGCCGACGTGGATATTCAATTAAAGGCAGTACAATCAAGTACTACAATTCTGTCCGTCAAAAAAACGGATACCTATTCGTATAAGGGTTCTTTAATAACGGGGGATAAACAAACTTTACAACAGTTAGAAGGAAGTGCTCTTGGACCAATAATGCGGGTAAAGAAAGGAGATAAGGTACGGATACGGTTTGAAAATGAGATTTCTGAAAAATCAATTATCCATTGGCATGGCTTGCACGTATCGCACGAAAATGATGGGCACCCAGAACACGTAATAGACAAAGGGGAAACTTATATCTACGAGTTTGAAGTTATGAACAGAGCTGGTACTTATTGGTTTCATCCACATCCACATGGTCATACGGGAGAACAGGTTTATAAGGGGTTGGCAGGATTGTTCATCGTTACAGATGAAGAGGAAAAAGCCTTGAACCTGCCAACTGGGGATTATGATATTCCTGTTGTTATTCAGGACAAAACTTTTGATAAAAACAACCAATTGGTCTATTTGCCGAATGGAAGAATGGACCAAATGCAGGGCTTTTTAGGGAATCAAATACTTATAAATGGAAAAGTGGATAATACTCTATCCCTAAACAAAGACGGAAAATATCGGTTACGACTGCTCAATGGTTCTAACTCCCGCGCCTACAAATTAGCTTGGAATACGGGAGAATCCCTTACCGTTTTTGGTGTAGATGGTGGGCTTTTGGAAAGTCCTAAAAAATTACCCTATTTATTATTAGGTCCCGCGCAACGGGTCGACGTTTGGCTAGATTTATCCAAGAAATCAGAAAACGAGGAGTTAAGGTTAATTCACCTACCTATACCATTGGACAATATGATGAGTGGTGGTATGATGGGTAACAAAAGTGAGAATTCGATGCCTTACAATAGTCAATTCGATATCCTCAATATTATCATAGGAGAATCAAGGAAGAATGACGCTCAACTGCCGGAGAGGTTGTCAGTTTCACAGGCTTTAGACCCAGCCGATGCTGAGAACAGGAATTCTCCAAGAACATTCAATTTTGCAATGGAGGGAATGATGAAATGGACGATAAACGGAAGAATCTACAATGGGATGGAGGTGGCGGAAGATGAAATTGTGAAGCTTAATACCACCGAGGTCTGGCGAATAAACAATGGAGGAAACATTTCTACTAAAAATCAAAAAGATGGACGCGGTATGATGGGAAACAACAGGGGTATGATGGGCAATGGTAGCGGTATGGGAAATATGATGCAAATGCCACACCCTGTACACATTCATCAATTGCAGTTCAATATTATAAACAGAAATACCGAAAACGTTGATCAAAACTTATGGAATGCCCTTAAAGACGGGTTCATAGATGAAGGACGTCAAGATAGCGTGTATCTACTACCTGGAATGTACATGGACCTCGTAATGCGTTTTGAGGATTTTAAAGGATTGTTCCTCTACCATTGTCATAACCTGGAACACGAGGATATGGGTATGATGAGGAATTTTAAAATTGAATGA
- a CDS encoding glycosyltransferase family 4 protein, producing the protein MKVLVLYDYPPSPGGLATQGDLLFRGLLELGVDAHAAHFESAQEKEWYYRWFEPDVVVGVGYWGHTPHLVLHPQRYSIRAVPWLVADGYIANYQEILNELPLILVTSNWVKEMYVRDGIKADNIEVLPVGCDTTSFIPFDKNEPKILAVRESLGISADQLMILTVGGDAASKGAQEVMQALAIIDTKAPDWKYVCKVWPQPRTKAQNLLDLEMATHLGLEKNITYATNTISRNFMPYLIGACDIYAAPSRLEGFGMPQVEAGACGKPVIGIKAMGMLDTLIHEKTAFLARVAKKIVVNEVVLGKESGFESKHKIEFDCPRTVDYRANVQDIAKYMLTLMNNEKLRIEMGKAARKHVVENFDYRVIAKKFINIIQEKLGIN; encoded by the coding sequence ATGAAAGTCTTGGTTCTTTATGATTATCCCCCTTCTCCTGGCGGTCTGGCAACACAAGGAGACTTACTTTTCCGAGGGCTTCTTGAACTTGGGGTAGATGCCCATGCCGCCCATTTTGAATCGGCACAGGAAAAAGAATGGTATTATCGATGGTTTGAGCCCGATGTAGTAGTTGGTGTAGGCTATTGGGGCCATACGCCACATTTAGTACTCCACCCACAGCGCTATAGTATTCGTGCTGTGCCTTGGTTAGTAGCCGATGGATATATTGCCAATTATCAAGAAATCTTAAATGAACTACCCCTAATTTTAGTAACCTCAAATTGGGTAAAAGAAATGTACGTACGGGACGGTATCAAAGCGGACAATATTGAGGTACTTCCCGTTGGGTGCGACACCACCTCTTTTATTCCCTTTGATAAAAATGAGCCTAAAATACTTGCAGTAAGAGAATCGTTGGGCATTTCTGCGGATCAACTAATGATATTGACCGTTGGTGGCGATGCCGCTTCAAAAGGTGCACAGGAGGTTATGCAGGCCTTGGCTATTATTGATACCAAAGCACCCGACTGGAAATACGTCTGTAAAGTATGGCCACAACCCCGAACAAAGGCCCAGAATCTTTTGGATCTCGAAATGGCCACCCATTTGGGCCTTGAAAAGAATATTACATACGCCACCAATACCATTTCAAGGAATTTTATGCCCTATTTAATAGGAGCCTGCGATATTTATGCAGCTCCTTCGAGGCTCGAGGGATTTGGAATGCCTCAAGTTGAAGCCGGAGCCTGCGGAAAACCAGTAATCGGGATTAAAGCAATGGGAATGTTGGATACGCTTATTCATGAAAAGACGGCATTTCTTGCAAGGGTAGCGAAAAAAATTGTGGTAAACGAAGTCGTTTTAGGCAAAGAATCAGGCTTTGAAAGCAAGCATAAAATTGAGTTTGATTGCCCTAGAACTGTGGATTATCGAGCGAATGTTCAGGATATAGCCAAGTATATGCTAACGCTCATGAACAATGAAAAACTTCGGATCGAAATGGGTAAAGCAGCACGAAAACACGTAGTTGAAAATTTCGATTACCGCGTGATAGCAAAAAAATTTATAAATATTATCCAGGAAAAGCTCGGAATTAATTAA
- a CDS encoding glycoside hydrolase 100 family protein: protein MTTENQNLIKSAEKAALEVLLHNSKGPFLDLPRTAAWGYPEPYTRDLLISILGIATSKNPALINSMRSVLETLAKNQSYKGQIPSFVHDKNNLGSSDTTPLFLMAVGIFRKVLDDSLFLKDAADKALLWMEYQCPTSHYLIAQQPTSDWRDEQWVPGYGLFVNTLTYTGLKLLGKDKNAKNLGNAINQLTYASDESHTSPHEGLAIKDKPYYALWSYKVYSSDRFDLLGNSLAILSGLAIPSKAKDMVDCIKAASASMQKNKALAPDLTPNFFPFIEPNDADWLPRYSEFNKPGDYHNGGIWPFISGFYIAALVAIKKYDLAEKELLALTKLIKIARNKELEFGFNEWYKAQDGNPMGQDWQTWSASNYLFAAQCVAEKRTPFFDSIQ from the coding sequence ATGACTACAGAAAATCAAAATTTAATTAAATCTGCAGAAAAGGCCGCTTTGGAAGTTTTGTTACATAATTCTAAAGGGCCTTTCCTCGATTTGCCTAGAACGGCCGCTTGGGGCTATCCCGAACCTTATACCCGAGACCTTTTAATTTCGATTTTAGGAATAGCTACGTCAAAAAATCCTGCCCTTATCAATAGTATGCGTAGCGTTTTGGAAACACTTGCCAAAAATCAATCCTATAAAGGGCAGATTCCTTCGTTCGTCCATGATAAAAACAACCTGGGCTCCAGCGATACCACACCACTTTTTTTGATGGCAGTAGGGATTTTCAGAAAAGTGCTCGACGACTCACTTTTCCTGAAAGATGCCGCTGATAAAGCGCTCTTATGGATGGAATACCAATGCCCTACTAGTCATTATTTAATCGCCCAACAACCCACGAGTGATTGGCGTGACGAACAGTGGGTGCCTGGTTATGGGCTTTTCGTAAATACGTTGACCTACACAGGTCTCAAACTACTGGGAAAAGATAAAAACGCTAAAAACCTCGGTAATGCCATAAATCAACTCACGTATGCTTCTGATGAATCACATACCAGTCCTCATGAGGGACTTGCAATTAAAGATAAGCCCTATTACGCCCTTTGGTCGTACAAAGTATACAGCAGTGATCGATTTGATTTATTGGGAAATAGCCTCGCTATTTTATCGGGTTTGGCTATACCTTCAAAGGCTAAGGATATGGTTGATTGTATAAAAGCAGCCAGTGCCTCGATGCAAAAAAATAAGGCTTTAGCCCCTGATCTTACGCCCAATTTTTTCCCTTTTATCGAACCGAATGATGCGGATTGGTTACCTAGATATTCTGAATTTAACAAACCCGGAGATTATCATAATGGTGGGATTTGGCCGTTTATTAGTGGTTTTTATATCGCAGCTCTAGTTGCCATCAAAAAATATGATTTAGCCGAGAAAGAACTTTTGGCATTGACCAAACTTATCAAAATAGCCAGAAATAAGGAACTAGAATTCGGCTTCAATGAATGGTATAAGGCGCAGGACGGGAATCCAATGGGACAGGATTGGCAAACCTGGAGCGCATCAAACTATCTATTTGCAGCCCAATGTGTGGCGGAAAAAAGGACGCCATTTTTTGATTCCATACAGTAG
- a CDS encoding DUF302 domain-containing protein produces MENDKGKNKQVSEQNYSESRNTTYCITRRFGSITFDEAVKNVKNNIAKLGLDLVGEFDVKQYLDSSFEKMPRHLILMVCEIETASKLIASDIQMSILFPCHVTIKEVEDNSIIEVSIEDTDTTWSSSIKKDVMEVAKNTKNTLIKVLDNIEQLHVKL; encoded by the coding sequence ATGGAAAATGACAAGGGAAAAAACAAACAGGTTTCAGAACAAAATTATTCAGAAAGTCGAAATACCACTTACTGTATCACTAGGAGGTTTGGCAGTATCACCTTTGATGAAGCAGTAAAAAACGTAAAAAATAACATCGCAAAACTAGGTCTTGACCTTGTTGGCGAATTTGACGTTAAACAGTATCTAGACTCTAGCTTTGAAAAGATGCCAAGGCATCTCATTCTAATGGTATGTGAAATAGAAACCGCATCAAAATTAATAGCTAGCGACATTCAAATGAGCATTCTTTTTCCGTGCCATGTAACCATTAAAGAAGTGGAAGATAATTCTATTATAGAAGTGTCCATAGAAGATACCGATACTACTTGGTCGTCCTCAATTAAAAAAGACGTAATGGAGGTGGCAAAAAACACGAAGAACACCTTGATAAAGGTGCTTGACAATATCGAACAACTTCACGTAAAATTATAA
- the rpe gene encoding ribulose-phosphate 3-epimerase, translating into MSHLIAPSILAGDLANLIKDIEMLNKSDADWIHVDIMDGVFVPNISFGFPVLEAINRYASKPLDVHLMIIKPDRYIRRFKEAGTSNLIVHTEACTHLHRTIQAIKQEGMQAGVALNPYTAVNNLEEIIRDIDQVLIMSVNPGFGGQKFIEHTYQKIENTRNLIDKSGSKAIIEVDGGINLSNAVRLIELGADILVAGSSVFESSNPTKTIATLKAL; encoded by the coding sequence ATGTCACACTTGATAGCACCATCCATTCTTGCGGGCGACCTTGCCAATCTTATCAAGGATATCGAAATGCTCAATAAGAGTGATGCCGATTGGATTCACGTTGACATTATGGATGGCGTTTTTGTTCCTAATATTTCATTCGGTTTCCCAGTGCTTGAGGCCATAAATCGTTATGCATCAAAACCGCTTGACGTGCACTTAATGATTATAAAGCCAGATAGGTACATCCGTCGCTTTAAGGAGGCCGGAACCAGTAATTTAATAGTTCACACAGAAGCATGTACCCATTTGCACCGTACCATCCAGGCTATTAAACAGGAAGGCATGCAAGCGGGAGTGGCACTCAATCCTTATACGGCCGTGAATAATCTGGAAGAGATTATAAGGGATATAGACCAGGTACTTATTATGTCTGTTAATCCCGGCTTTGGGGGACAAAAATTTATAGAGCACACCTATCAAAAAATTGAAAATACTCGTAATTTAATTGATAAAAGCGGTTCAAAAGCCATAATAGAGGTAGATGGCGGCATAAATCTTTCGAATGCCGTTAGACTTATTGAACTTGGTGCAGATATATTGGTTGCGGGGAGTTCTGTTTTTGAATCCTCCAATCCCACTAAAACCATTGCTACTTTAAAGGCATTATAA
- a CDS encoding helix-turn-helix domain-containing protein produces the protein MIIYVKYMVCLRCKMVVTLELQKLGLHCVNVDLGTIEIKETITDSQKEQLCENLKKFGLELLEDKRNILIEKIKALIIEMIHYSDELPKVNHSDYICEKLGYNYQYLANTFSEVKGITIQQFIILNKIERVKELLLYDELNLTEISYKLHYSSVAHLSNQFKKITGLTPLFFKKMKNKRFRSIEDL, from the coding sequence ATGATTATATACGTCAAATACATGGTATGTCTTCGTTGTAAAATGGTAGTAACGCTGGAACTTCAAAAGCTTGGGCTGCATTGTGTGAACGTTGATCTTGGAACGATAGAAATAAAAGAAACTATTACTGATTCCCAAAAAGAGCAATTATGCGAAAACCTGAAGAAATTTGGGCTGGAATTACTTGAGGATAAGCGAAATATCCTTATTGAAAAAATCAAGGCATTAATCATTGAAATGATACATTATTCAGATGAATTGCCAAAAGTGAACCATTCAGATTATATCTGTGAAAAATTGGGTTATAATTATCAGTATTTGGCAAATACATTTTCCGAAGTAAAGGGAATTACCATTCAGCAGTTTATTATTTTAAACAAAATAGAACGTGTAAAAGAACTATTGCTATATGATGAGTTGAATTTAACTGAAATATCTTATAAGCTACATTATAGTAGCGTAGCGCATTTATCAAATCAGTTTAAAAAAATTACAGGACTCACTCCATTGTTTTTTAAAAAAATGAAAAATAAACGGTTTAGAAGTATAGAGGATTTGTAA
- a CDS encoding (Fe-S)-binding protein: MNISKEKIIVPTMAQLAAEGKSPEILFWVGCAGSFDDRSKKITKAFVRLLNQANIDFAVLGTQESCCGDPAKRAGNEYIFQMQAMINIKTLNGYGVTKIVTACPHGFNTLKNEYPELGGHFEVIHHTQLLRSLLSEGRLNVDSGKFKGKRITFHDPCYLGRANGEYEAPRNLLQKLEVELVEMKRSRTRGFCCGAGGAQFFKEPEPGDKDINVERVEEAIGIRPEIIATGCPYCANMLTDGIKAKNKEDEVQVMDIAEMIANATDL; this comes from the coding sequence ATGAATATTTCCAAAGAAAAAATAATAGTCCCGACGATGGCTCAATTAGCTGCCGAAGGTAAAAGTCCCGAAATTCTTTTTTGGGTAGGTTGTGCCGGAAGTTTTGACGATAGGTCAAAGAAGATCACAAAGGCCTTTGTACGCTTGCTCAATCAAGCAAATATAGATTTTGCTGTGCTGGGCACTCAGGAAAGCTGTTGCGGTGATCCAGCAAAAAGGGCGGGCAACGAATATATCTTCCAAATGCAGGCAATGATAAATATCAAAACGCTCAATGGATATGGGGTTACAAAAATTGTTACCGCCTGCCCTCATGGTTTTAATACCCTTAAAAATGAATATCCCGAACTTGGGGGTCATTTTGAAGTAATACACCACACCCAGTTACTTCGTTCCTTGTTATCGGAAGGCCGTTTAAATGTAGATAGTGGGAAATTTAAGGGCAAGCGCATTACTTTCCATGATCCGTGTTATTTGGGACGGGCAAATGGGGAATACGAGGCACCCCGAAATTTGCTACAAAAACTTGAGGTTGAACTAGTCGAAATGAAGCGGAGCAGAACAAGGGGGTTTTGTTGCGGTGCGGGTGGGGCACAATTCTTTAAGGAACCCGAACCTGGAGACAAAGACATTAACGTTGAACGTGTCGAGGAAGCCATTGGGATCCGGCCTGAGATAATAGCCACCGGATGTCCTTACTGCGCCAATATGCTTACCGATGGTATCAAGGCAAAGAACAAGGAAGATGAAGTACAAGTGATGGATATAGCCGAAATGATCGCCAACGCGACCGACCTTTAA
- a CDS encoding SHOCT domain-containing protein: MMMWLWILILVVLGLGVFLYKGRNRENTEKKGNSMDILDNRFAKGEISKEEYEKQKRTLNTKN, translated from the coding sequence ATGATGATGTGGTTGTGGATACTGATACTGGTTGTGCTTGGATTGGGCGTATTTCTGTACAAAGGAAGGAATAGAGAAAATACAGAAAAGAAGGGAAATTCGATGGATATTCTGGACAACCGATTCGCCAAGGGCGAAATATCCAAAGAAGAATATGAAAAACAAAAACGAACGTTGAACACTAAAAATTAA
- a CDS encoding glycosyltransferase family 4 protein, whose translation MKLAYIGTYPPRECGIGTFTQNLAHAMLDCGRGINEIMVIALNDHNLKYSYPPEVKLRINQEQQTDYLEAANFVNLSGADACILEHEFGIFGGLSGVYILPLLHRLNIPLITTLHTILETPSYNEKAILKEICKMSDRIVVMSHKAIGFLVEIYDVPEEKIILIEHGVPDIHFDKEQSRKEFKLTEKKLLMTFGFIGRSKGIETVIKALPQIIKKHPEVLYIVLGKTHPNVLRHSGEEYRNYLHVLIKKLKLKDHVLLLNEFVEEKELFKYLSACDIYITPYLNEAQITSGTLTYAMGSGCVVVSTPYWHAAELIAENKGRLFGFNDSDSLSQVLNELLDKPEVLNEIQKKASDYGQNITWPKIGKKYAELIINVLSEPKESLPKKENIIDPLLLPPFSLGHIKRLTDDTGIIQHAKFGIPNLKEGYCLDDNARALLMVCMSYKQKKDPLALEYMPIYLSYIHYMQNKDGTFRNFLSFNRNFMDEVGSEDSFGRTIWALGYLLGNAPNDAYYQTGKLVFFDAAPNFEKLKSIRGIANTIIGICYYLKTNPADDDMKQCLRKLTDTLVSHYDQNQSENWQWFEALLAYDNGILPLALIHATQVLEDKKVTEVALATMNFLTEHTLKDDYLSVIGNKDWYFKDKERSMFAQQPIDAMAMVLMYHQAFVLSNNRDFLKKLFISFMWFLGENDMRMSLYDFETEGCCDGFESYGVNRNQGAESSLAYLISHLIVLQAYEESFQLEKITAPNTKRLALNGRKHKNSNIVSHRLENAPN comes from the coding sequence ATGAAACTAGCCTATATTGGTACCTATCCCCCACGTGAATGTGGTATTGGTACATTTACACAAAATCTTGCCCATGCAATGCTCGATTGTGGCAGGGGAATAAATGAGATCATGGTCATTGCATTGAACGATCATAACCTGAAATATTCGTATCCTCCAGAGGTAAAACTAAGAATCAATCAAGAACAACAGACCGATTATCTTGAAGCGGCCAACTTTGTTAATCTTAGTGGCGCGGATGCTTGTATCCTTGAACATGAATTTGGTATATTTGGTGGCCTTAGCGGAGTTTATATCTTGCCGCTTTTGCATCGCCTGAACATTCCTTTAATCACCACCTTGCATACCATTCTGGAAACCCCTTCCTATAATGAAAAGGCGATTTTAAAAGAAATTTGTAAAATGTCTGATAGAATCGTGGTGATGAGCCATAAAGCCATAGGTTTTCTTGTGGAAATATATGATGTGCCAGAAGAAAAAATCATACTTATAGAACATGGGGTTCCCGATATTCACTTTGACAAAGAACAATCGAGAAAGGAATTCAAACTGACCGAAAAGAAACTGCTCATGACCTTTGGTTTTATAGGTCGCAGTAAAGGAATCGAGACGGTCATCAAAGCATTGCCGCAAATTATTAAAAAGCATCCTGAAGTTCTATATATTGTCCTAGGCAAAACCCATCCCAATGTGCTTAGACATTCAGGTGAAGAATATAGAAATTATCTTCACGTCCTTATAAAAAAGCTAAAACTTAAGGATCATGTGTTGCTGCTAAACGAGTTTGTAGAAGAAAAAGAACTTTTTAAATATTTATCCGCCTGCGATATTTATATTACCCCATACCTAAATGAGGCACAAATTACAAGCGGTACGCTCACCTACGCCATGGGTTCGGGCTGTGTGGTCGTTTCTACACCATATTGGCATGCTGCGGAATTGATCGCCGAAAACAAAGGACGCCTTTTCGGTTTTAATGATTCTGATAGTCTTTCCCAAGTTTTAAATGAATTATTGGACAAGCCCGAAGTTCTGAACGAGATCCAGAAAAAAGCTTCTGATTACGGACAAAATATAACCTGGCCTAAAATAGGTAAAAAATATGCCGAGCTTATAATAAATGTTTTATCAGAACCAAAAGAATCCCTGCCAAAAAAAGAAAATATCATAGATCCTCTGTTGCTACCTCCATTTTCTTTGGGGCACATCAAAAGACTGACTGATGATACTGGCATTATCCAACATGCAAAATTCGGAATACCAAATCTTAAGGAAGGCTATTGTTTGGATGATAATGCACGGGCACTTTTAATGGTGTGTATGAGCTATAAGCAGAAAAAAGATCCGTTGGCATTGGAGTATATGCCCATTTATTTAAGCTATATCCATTATATGCAGAACAAGGACGGGACGTTCCGGAATTTTCTTAGCTTCAACCGGAATTTTATGGATGAAGTAGGTTCCGAGGATTCCTTCGGGCGAACCATCTGGGCCTTGGGGTATCTTTTGGGCAACGCACCGAATGACGCTTACTATCAAACAGGCAAGTTGGTCTTCTTTGATGCTGCTCCCAATTTTGAAAAACTGAAATCCATTAGAGGAATTGCGAACACCATAATTGGGATTTGCTATTACCTGAAAACCAATCCTGCGGATGATGATATGAAACAGTGTTTGCGCAAATTAACCGATACGCTTGTTTCCCATTACGACCAAAATCAATCGGAAAACTGGCAATGGTTTGAAGCACTTTTGGCGTATGATAATGGTATTTTACCCTTAGCCCTAATTCATGCAACCCAAGTTCTCGAAGATAAAAAAGTTACTGAAGTTGCATTAGCCACGATGAATTTTCTTACCGAACACACATTAAAAGATGATTATTTGTCTGTTATTGGTAATAAAGATTGGTATTTCAAGGATAAGGAGCGCTCTATGTTCGCTCAACAGCCTATAGATGCCATGGCTATGGTACTTATGTATCATCAAGCCTTTGTTTTAAGCAACAATCGGGATTTTCTTAAGAAACTTTTTATTTCATTTATGTGGTTTTTGGGTGAAAATGATATGCGTATGAGCCTGTATGATTTTGAGACTGAAGGATGTTGTGATGGTTTTGAAAGTTACGGGGTAAACAGAAATCAGGGAGCTGAAAGTTCATTGGCCTATCTTATTTCACATTTAATCGTATTACAGGCTTATGAAGAATCTTTTCAATTAGAAAAGATTACGGCACCAAATACCAAAAGATTGGCA
- a CDS encoding cupin domain-containing protein: protein MENTEVEKLQVKEVEKSKVFIIVEIIEYVPNAVVIKTIIKKTTGNVSVISIDAGENLTERLSRFDNFIQIIEGCAEILIDDQLLTLETGQSIIIPANSKNTINANERFKMISTIIKSGYE, encoded by the coding sequence ATGGAAAATACAGAAGTTGAAAAATTACAAGTAAAAGAAGTTGAAAAATCAAAAGTCTTTATTATCGTAGAGATTATAGAATACGTTCCCAATGCAGTGGTAATAAAAACCATCATAAAGAAAACTACGGGTAACGTATCTGTAATATCTATCGATGCGGGGGAGAACCTTACGGAAAGACTATCGAGATTCGATAATTTTATCCAGATAATTGAAGGCTGTGCTGAAATCTTAATCGACGACCAATTGCTCACCTTGGAAACGGGCCAGTCCATCATTATTCCTGCCAATTCCAAAAACACCATTAACGCCAATGAGCGTTTCAAAATGATCTCTACCATTATAAAAAGTGGATATGAATAG